Proteins from a genomic interval of Bradyrhizobium sp. CCBAU 53340:
- a CDS encoding branched-chain amino acid ABC transporter permease, with product MQIAAETLLNGLMLGALYALFGLGLSLSVGVMRMINIAHGDLIVVGAYLTSVVMSGAGVGALTALLVVIPVMFALGWILQIVLLNRVVGKDALAPLLLTFGLSIVLQNVLQEIFTADTRSLQAGDLAGLGFNVLGVSIGVLPLVSALASIALLGAAHWLVGHTHFGRQARAVSDDPGTARLVGVNDRRLFGIVTGVIFSVIGVAAVLYALRTPFSPAAGPERLLYSFEAVVLGGLGNIWGTLFGGLVIGVAQLFGAKIASGLGPFFGHLAFLVALLARPQGLFGKASS from the coding sequence ATGCAAATCGCCGCTGAAACGTTGTTGAACGGGCTGATGCTGGGAGCGCTCTACGCGCTGTTCGGACTTGGCCTCAGTCTGAGCGTCGGCGTCATGCGCATGATCAACATCGCCCATGGCGATCTGATCGTCGTCGGGGCCTATCTGACCAGTGTCGTCATGAGCGGAGCGGGCGTCGGTGCCTTGACCGCGTTGCTCGTGGTCATTCCGGTGATGTTCGCGCTCGGTTGGATCCTTCAAATCGTCCTTCTCAACCGTGTCGTCGGAAAGGATGCTTTGGCCCCGCTTCTTCTGACGTTCGGCCTCTCCATCGTCTTGCAAAACGTCCTTCAGGAGATCTTCACCGCGGATACGCGAAGCTTGCAGGCCGGGGATCTCGCAGGTCTCGGATTCAACGTTCTTGGCGTTTCCATTGGAGTTCTTCCCCTCGTCTCTGCGCTCGCGAGCATCGCACTGCTCGGTGCGGCGCATTGGCTGGTCGGCCACACGCATTTCGGGCGTCAGGCGCGCGCCGTATCGGATGACCCCGGCACCGCGAGGTTGGTCGGCGTAAACGATAGACGTTTGTTCGGAATTGTGACGGGCGTCATCTTTTCGGTGATCGGTGTGGCAGCCGTGCTCTACGCGCTCAGGACGCCCTTCTCGCCAGCGGCAGGGCCCGAACGGCTGCTCTATTCGTTTGAAGCGGTGGTGCTTGGTGGGCTCGGCAATATCTGGGGGACGTTGTTCGGTGGACTCGTCATCGGCGTCGCACAGCTTTTCGGGGCGAAGATCGCCTCCGGCCTTGGTCCCTTCTTCGGTCATCTCGCATTCCTCGTGGCTCTGCTCGCTCGTCCCCAAGGGTTGTTCGGAAAGGCGTCGTCATGA
- a CDS encoding ABC transporter ATP-binding protein: protein MLRTEQLDANYGMFQALFGINFSIERGEVVSLIGANGAGKSTLLRAIVGSVPVAAPSVLLDGKPVGGSAEIDQMSRGIALVPEGRRLFPSLTVDENLLLAAKNGRRGPWTPDRLYRELPALQSLRSRPATALSGGQQQLVAVGRALVTNPDFLLCDEISLGLSPVAVETVYELLGTVIEEGMAVVLVEQNVRRALSRSSRYYCMLKGNVVLEGISKRADYARVSAAYFGD from the coding sequence ATGCTGCGCACTGAGCAACTCGATGCCAACTACGGCATGTTTCAGGCCTTGTTCGGCATCAACTTCTCAATCGAACGCGGAGAGGTCGTTTCGCTGATCGGCGCGAACGGCGCCGGCAAGTCGACCCTGCTGCGCGCGATTGTGGGATCGGTTCCGGTTGCCGCTCCGAGCGTGCTGCTCGATGGAAAGCCGGTCGGCGGCTCCGCCGAAATCGATCAGATGAGTCGTGGAATTGCGCTGGTGCCGGAGGGTCGCCGGCTGTTTCCGAGCCTGACAGTCGACGAGAATTTGCTGCTCGCCGCGAAAAACGGCCGTCGAGGCCCATGGACGCCAGATCGCCTCTATAGGGAACTGCCGGCTCTCCAGAGCTTGCGCTCTCGTCCCGCCACGGCACTTTCCGGCGGTCAGCAGCAACTCGTGGCGGTCGGCCGGGCGCTCGTCACGAATCCTGACTTCCTTCTCTGCGACGAGATATCGCTCGGCCTTTCGCCGGTCGCGGTTGAGACGGTCTACGAGCTGCTCGGCACGGTCATCGAGGAGGGCATGGCCGTGGTTCTTGTTGAGCAGAACGTGCGCCGCGCGCTCTCCAGGTCGTCCAGGTACTACTGCATGTTGAAGGGAAACGTCGTGCTCGAGGGCATCTCGAAGAGGGCCGATTACGCGCGCGTATCGGCCGCGTATTTCGGAGATTGA